Below is a window of Bacteroidales bacterium DNA.
CAGGAGAGATTCGGGTATGAAGCAATCAGGGCAAGGCTGTGGGCAGGGACATCAATTTCGGGCAGAATATTGACAAACCGTGCTGAAGCATAGGCGATAATTTCCTTCATATCATCCTGCGTATAGAAGCCGCCATAGGTAGTTGGTTCATAGACCAGAGGAGGAGTGAATGTGCCCCACCGGCCGGTACGTTCCACACGCCAGGCGCCAAATTGTGTGAGCCCTGGAAGGCTCTTTATTTCAATGCGCCATCCGTTATCATCGGTCAGGTGCAGATGAAGCAAATTGTACTTATACTGGGCGATTTCGTCAATAAAATGCAGTACATCCTCCTTGCTGAAGAAATGGCGACTTACATCAAGAAGAATGCCTCTCCAGCCGAAGCGCGGATAGTCGGTAATCTGCACGGCAGGAACTGTCCATATTACTCCGCTGACAGGAGTCTGCGAATAAACCTCAGGAGGCAAAAGCTGTAAAAGCGTCTGCAGGCCGTAAAAAATTCCGGCTGGCTTGTTTGCTTTTATTTTAACCAGAGAGGGAGACACTTCCAGGTAGTACCCTTCTTCTCCGAGGGTTTTATCGGCCTGCTGAAGAAGCGAAAAAACTACCGCATTTTTTTCTGCTTTCCCGGATGATTTCAATTTCAGTCCGGTAGATACTGACAAACGCTGTACGAACCACTGGCGGATGTCGGCAAGCCGGGTATCTTTTCCTTCGGTAACGACAACCGTACCGGAATTCAAAGTAAATAAGCCTTTCCCGGGTTTTACATCAACCGGTTCGGGGATAATTTTTATTTCCCGGTTTTGTGAAATCGCATAAGAGGCTGATAATAAAACAATCAGCAAGGTCAAAAAAATTTTTTTCATAGCAGTTAGATTTGTTAAAGCGGGGATAAAGATAAAAGTTCTCTTCAGAACTCGGACATGACAAGTTTTTTTATCTCACCGGATCACAAGGTATCCAATGCCGGCTTACCAATGCGTGAGGCGAGGGTTAACTTTTTCCTGCGCGAATTCCAGAAAAAACCGGGTTCAGTTGGCCGGTTGTTGTGACTTTTTCCGCGCCGGTGGGTCTATCCGGTCGTACTCTCTCTTGGCCACGGCAAAGAAATAAATGTACAGTGCAAACATTATTACCGTGATAATCAATGTAAAGAAGTCAGTAAGCATTACGCTGTATCCGAATATATTGAGAACCGGAATGTGATCGGTATAAAAGAACAGGATGGTATTAATAACGATAACCACAATCCTCAGTTCAGTGGGGCCAAAAATGCCGTATGAGATCTTGAAATACCCAAGAAGAATGCTGTTGATATACGTAAAGATACTGAGGAGATAATATCCAATGATCAGAATAAGAATCAGATGCAGGGAGAAGTACGGTGACAATCCTGCGCATACAGCGATGATCATTTGGGTGAGAGCATCGGTATTATGATCGATGAAGAAACCGAAG
It encodes the following:
- a CDS encoding CDP-alcohol phosphatidyltransferase family protein, with the translated sequence MDEPKFEFKSLPRIQNSLLSKAEKKLLVRIAKSLPESITPNHLTFIGVLGAVISGLGYFLTNYHPAFLWLASFGLLVNWFGDSLDGTVARVRNIQRHLFGFFIDHNTDALTQMIIAVCAGLSPYFSLHLILILIIGYYLLSIFTYINSILLGYFKISYGIFGPTELRIVVIVINTILFFYTDHIPVLNIFGYSVMLTDFFTLIITVIMFALYIYFFAVAKREYDRIDPPARKKSQQPAN